One window from the genome of Thermococcus siculi encodes:
- a CDS encoding CBS domain-containing protein has protein sequence MVTIPRPIDPRDIRRIRKELGITQEELAEKAGVTQAYIAKLETGKVDPRLSTFNRILQALLECKKAQLRAKDVMSSPVLSVKPYESVETVIRMMNKHNISQIPVIAGNKVVGSITEKTLVRQSLEYEDIYDHKVMEVMEEPFPIVNEDEDLEVVRYLLEEHPAVLVQDREGRITGIITRVDIFRIGKKRGKV, from the coding sequence ATGGTGACCATACCCCGGCCGATAGACCCCAGGGACATACGCCGAATCCGGAAGGAGCTGGGAATAACGCAGGAGGAACTCGCTGAAAAGGCGGGGGTGACGCAGGCTTACATAGCCAAGCTCGAGACTGGAAAGGTTGATCCGAGGCTCTCGACGTTCAACAGGATTCTGCAGGCCCTCCTCGAGTGCAAAAAGGCCCAGCTCAGGGCCAAAGACGTCATGTCATCGCCCGTTCTCTCGGTAAAGCCTTACGAAAGCGTCGAGACGGTCATCAGGATGATGAACAAGCACAACATCTCCCAGATCCCCGTGATAGCGGGAAACAAGGTCGTCGGCTCGATAACGGAGAAAACCCTCGTCAGGCAGAGCCTTGAATACGAGGACATCTACGACCACAAGGTCATGGAGGTCATGGAGGAGCCGTTCCCGATAGTCAACGAGGACGAGGATCTGGAGGTCGTCAGGTACCTTCTGGAGGAACACCCGGCGGTTCTCGTTCAGGACAGGGAGGGGAGGATAACCGGCATAATCACCCGCGTTGACATATTCCGGATAGGGAAGAAGCGGGGAAAGGTATGA
- a CDS encoding DMT family transporter, whose amino-acid sequence MNELILGVLAALTSAVSWAASTIFIKVGMRDKSPVAVNIIRLYIVSIIFAVIFLLNGTFSQVATLPSKLLLVAFVSSLFGFVIGDYFYFHALNMMGVSRTVPITSTYPLWAILWAFLFLGRRISPQVIIGAVLVVTAIVVVRKAEEKEHVNPKGFVFAILAPISWSLAILMMDWLTGYMDVLALAGLRMMSAALGISVLLPRYLLELKRVTRRELGILTGAAVSGLLIGQYLFVYSVNAVGSQIAAPVSAINPIIASALAILLLKEPPNRRILEGLILAVIGVILISTA is encoded by the coding sequence ATGAACGAACTGATCCTCGGTGTGCTGGCCGCTTTAACCTCTGCGGTCTCATGGGCGGCCTCGACGATATTCATAAAGGTCGGCATGAGGGACAAGAGCCCGGTTGCCGTTAACATAATCCGCCTCTACATCGTTTCGATAATCTTCGCCGTTATATTCCTTCTCAACGGCACGTTCTCCCAGGTTGCTACCCTTCCATCCAAACTCCTCCTCGTCGCCTTCGTCTCCTCCCTGTTCGGATTCGTGATAGGGGATTACTTCTACTTCCATGCCCTCAACATGATGGGTGTCTCCCGGACGGTTCCGATAACCTCCACATACCCACTCTGGGCCATACTGTGGGCCTTCCTCTTCCTCGGGAGGAGGATAAGCCCCCAGGTAATCATTGGGGCGGTTCTGGTCGTCACGGCGATAGTGGTGGTCAGGAAGGCCGAGGAAAAGGAGCACGTCAATCCAAAGGGCTTCGTATTCGCCATACTGGCGCCGATATCATGGAGCCTGGCGATACTCATGATGGACTGGCTCACCGGATACATGGACGTGCTCGCCCTCGCCGGGCTGAGGATGATGTCTGCTGCGCTCGGCATCTCAGTCCTCCTGCCGAGGTACCTTCTGGAGCTGAAGCGGGTAACCAGAAGGGAACTTGGGATACTCACCGGGGCGGCCGTCAGCGGGCTTCTCATCGGGCAGTACCTCTTCGTCTATTCGGTCAACGCCGTCGGTTCCCAGATAGCCGCGCCAGTGTCCGCGATAAACCCCATCATAGCCTCGGCACTGGCCATACTCCTCCTTAAGGAGCCACCCAACAGGAGAATCCTCGAGGGCCTCATCCTCGCGGTCATAGGGGTCATTCTAATCTCGACGGCTTAG
- a CDS encoding DUF2226 domain-containing protein has protein sequence MQLPDKSPLMENVVVVSAGELKELLQKALSQGSGAFLKIFAKDGGGKYYITVLLDRSKVLAAECLVVDTKKNLSGEEAIRVLKSFIGKPLVVDVYDLDELELKLSVADNVDAYAQTPKTPLEELFGAREEGPPAKPPAKPAEEKPVEEKPPAKEATTVAATAGATVATQQAVQTPEPQAVVVEKPKPAPAGKPEVVVNLTGGSIPERAFQAYAEALLKEAKRIKGLTINKVEFDANVGEGVVYLNVHVYGNSTGSSRDIEVAEKRMLHAVSKYAPILLREAEIKPIIKDVSVIIDGQEIKPQEIVDKDKKKTANVTKDGKIVLSVLEDVWPYFSAFARTVITEIESAGIKVDKAHFDVKGRKEFEINLDMVAEATNLTEDAIQRIAKDVVGRHARELGRTLKRYITVHNINVELVRKAAPSTAQTAPVGVETSGKAAEILAKKELLEKEVEQLLKQAGIDELSVLTEEKKKESEETMLRSRIEPAVETLKNRVHAELKLVPRVTFKWLKLNHEVKGSTVYVDIEASFLRESVGGLFGSFSGVSDEKIKQDIAATVQRVIKEVSREYGISMNLRRLNVILR, from the coding sequence ATGCAGTTGCCGGACAAGAGCCCACTCATGGAGAACGTGGTAGTGGTCTCAGCGGGAGAGCTGAAGGAGCTCCTCCAGAAGGCTCTATCCCAGGGCAGTGGGGCCTTCCTGAAGATATTCGCCAAGGACGGCGGGGGGAAATACTACATAACCGTCCTCCTCGACAGGTCAAAGGTGCTCGCCGCCGAATGCCTCGTCGTTGATACGAAGAAGAACCTCTCAGGGGAGGAAGCAATCAGGGTGCTGAAGTCATTCATCGGTAAGCCACTGGTCGTTGACGTTTATGACCTCGATGAACTCGAACTGAAGCTGTCAGTCGCGGATAACGTTGATGCGTACGCACAGACCCCCAAGACCCCACTGGAGGAGCTCTTCGGGGCCCGGGAGGAAGGGCCACCGGCGAAGCCTCCCGCAAAGCCCGCTGAAGAGAAACCGGTGGAAGAAAAGCCCCCTGCGAAAGAGGCCACAACGGTCGCGGCGACGGCAGGGGCCACGGTGGCCACCCAGCAGGCGGTGCAAACCCCCGAGCCTCAGGCGGTGGTCGTTGAGAAGCCAAAGCCCGCCCCCGCCGGAAAGCCGGAGGTTGTCGTCAACCTGACCGGCGGCAGTATTCCCGAGAGGGCGTTCCAGGCCTACGCCGAGGCACTGCTCAAGGAGGCCAAGAGGATAAAGGGTCTCACAATAAATAAGGTAGAATTCGACGCCAACGTCGGCGAGGGCGTCGTTTACCTCAACGTCCATGTCTACGGCAACTCCACCGGCAGCTCAAGGGACATCGAAGTCGCGGAGAAGAGGATGCTCCACGCTGTCAGCAAGTACGCCCCGATTCTGCTCAGGGAGGCCGAGATAAAGCCAATAATCAAGGACGTCAGCGTTATAATCGACGGACAGGAGATAAAGCCGCAGGAGATAGTTGACAAGGACAAGAAGAAGACCGCCAACGTCACCAAGGACGGAAAGATAGTGCTCTCCGTCCTAGAGGACGTGTGGCCCTACTTCAGCGCCTTCGCCAGGACGGTCATCACGGAGATAGAGAGCGCAGGGATAAAGGTTGACAAGGCCCACTTCGACGTTAAGGGAAGGAAGGAGTTCGAGATAAACCTCGACATGGTTGCCGAGGCCACCAACCTGACGGAAGATGCCATTCAGCGCATAGCCAAAGACGTCGTTGGAAGACACGCGAGGGAGCTTGGAAGAACACTCAAGCGCTACATAACCGTTCACAATATAAACGTCGAACTCGTCAGAAAAGCCGCGCCGTCAACAGCACAGACTGCTCCAGTAGGAGTCGAAACCAGCGGAAAGGCAGCGGAGATACTCGCCAAGAAGGAACTCCTGGAAAAGGAGGTCGAGCAGCTCCTAAAGCAGGCCGGCATAGACGAACTCTCCGTCCTCACGGAGGAGAAGAAAAAGGAAAGCGAAGAGACGATGCTGAGGAGCCGCATAGAGCCGGCGGTCGAGACCCTCAAGAACCGTGTTCACGCCGAGCTAAAGCTCGTTCCGAGGGTGACCTTCAAGTGGCTCAAGCTCAACCACGAGGTGAAGGGCTCAACGGTCTACGTTGACATCGAGGCCAGCTTCCTCAGGGAGAGCGTTGGGGGACTCTTCGGTTCATTCTCAGGAGTCTCCGACGAAAAGATAAAGCAGGACATCGCGGCCACGGTCCAGAGGGTCATCAAGGAGGTCTCTAGGGAGTACGGCATCAGCATGAACCTCAGGAGGCTCAACGTCATACTCCGCTGA
- a CDS encoding DHH family phosphoesterase — MRVLVLGGGAIGRAISESLKGEFEVTIIEKDEIRAKALEESGFTVIRGDFSYTATLLKAGIERAELVIITTMDTETIRKTVYVIRTNNKEVPILTILPDDINLDDLVSQINDEYEAEVKVDYAVSPRSALKDAIVRTVEMIGERKNANLLIKKLKELKAQTDSLLILMHDNPDPDAIASATALSVIAQTLGFRTQIVYGGEIAHHENRAFVNLLGIDLRKVSRGSYELKRYPFIALVDCQPNGNLTTLDQGDYEKIKIIIDHHQILQHLQELIPEDAFLDIRPEVHSSSSILAEYLRMLNISLSPLLATALFYGIYIDTKKFSKLSHVDLKAIEFLAGKVDYELLDKIEHPDISTETAEILAKAILNRRIYKNVVISNVGFITNRDAIAESADFLLRLEGITTVLVFGIIDDRIEMSARTRDVRVNIGAVLREAFGDIGSGGGHSQSGGARISLGIFKLAKDKGSLLRLVEEAITEKFLEALKVKEG; from the coding sequence ATGCGGGTGCTGGTACTCGGCGGAGGCGCCATCGGAAGGGCGATATCTGAGTCGCTGAAGGGGGAGTTCGAGGTAACGATAATCGAGAAGGATGAGATTCGTGCAAAGGCCCTTGAGGAGAGCGGATTCACCGTCATCCGGGGCGATTTCTCATACACGGCGACCCTGCTGAAGGCAGGCATTGAGCGGGCCGAACTGGTCATAATTACCACGATGGACACGGAGACGATAAGGAAGACCGTCTACGTCATCAGGACCAACAACAAGGAGGTTCCAATCCTCACGATCCTTCCGGACGATATTAATCTGGACGACCTCGTCTCCCAGATAAACGATGAGTACGAGGCGGAGGTAAAGGTCGACTACGCCGTCTCCCCGAGGAGCGCCCTTAAGGACGCCATAGTCAGGACGGTCGAGATGATAGGGGAGAGGAAAAACGCCAACCTCCTCATCAAGAAGCTCAAGGAACTCAAGGCCCAGACCGACTCACTCCTCATCCTGATGCACGACAACCCCGACCCGGACGCTATAGCCAGCGCAACAGCGCTCAGCGTCATAGCCCAGACCCTTGGATTCAGAACCCAGATAGTCTACGGGGGGGAGATCGCCCACCACGAGAACCGCGCCTTCGTGAACCTCCTTGGGATCGACCTGAGGAAGGTCTCCCGCGGCTCGTACGAGCTGAAGCGCTATCCCTTCATAGCCCTCGTGGACTGCCAGCCGAACGGCAACCTCACCACCCTGGACCAGGGCGACTACGAGAAGATAAAGATTATCATCGACCACCACCAGATACTCCAGCACCTCCAGGAACTCATTCCCGAGGATGCTTTTCTCGATATAAGGCCTGAGGTTCACTCCTCATCCTCGATCCTTGCCGAGTATCTCAGAATGCTCAACATATCCCTTTCTCCGCTTCTCGCCACGGCCCTATTCTACGGCATCTACATCGACACCAAGAAGTTCTCCAAGCTCAGCCACGTGGATCTGAAGGCCATAGAGTTCCTGGCCGGAAAGGTCGACTACGAGCTCCTCGACAAGATAGAGCACCCGGACATAAGCACCGAGACCGCGGAGATACTGGCCAAGGCCATCCTCAACAGGCGCATCTACAAGAACGTCGTCATAAGCAACGTGGGCTTCATAACGAACCGCGATGCCATAGCGGAATCCGCGGACTTCCTGCTCCGGCTTGAGGGCATAACCACGGTGCTCGTATTCGGTATCATTGACGACAGGATAGAGATGTCAGCCAGAACCCGTGACGTGAGGGTCAACATCGGCGCGGTTTTGAGGGAGGCCTTCGGCGACATAGGCAGCGGTGGGGGGCACTCGCAGTCGGGAGGCGCGAGGATATCCCTTGGAATCTTCAAGCTGGCCAAGGACAAAGGCTCGCTCCTGAGGCTGGTGGAAGAAGCCATAACAGAAAAGTTCCTGGAGGCCTTAAAAGTTAAAGAAGGCTGA
- a CDS encoding PRC-barrel domain-containing protein, translating into MVMRLSKLYGKQIYNTRGYYVGYVDEVLIEIDRGRGKVVALGLPGEKVGVPYDRVTAIGDIILVKAKEE; encoded by the coding sequence ATGGTGATGCGCCTCTCAAAGCTCTACGGGAAGCAGATTTACAACACCAGGGGCTACTACGTGGGATACGTCGACGAGGTACTGATTGAAATCGACAGGGGCAGGGGTAAGGTGGTTGCCCTCGGACTGCCCGGAGAAAAGGTTGGGGTTCCCTACGACAGGGTTACCGCGATAGGTGACATAATACTGGTAAAGGCAAAAGAAGAGTGA
- a CDS encoding DUF120 domain-containing protein: protein MKRIKLLILLARKGAIGERIKITMREVAEELGISPQSVLRLLDEMEEEGFIEKSVEGRKTYVRISPKGLTFMEDLCEAISNVLYNGVIIGEVISGIGEGAYYVKQYAHLIREYLGFDPYPGTLNVRVLFPKTVFDALCSVRPVILPGFVKEGRTFGDVKAYRIKIGGVEGAIVIPSRTVHPPKIAEIVAPVCLREALGLEDGSKITIKVVRP, encoded by the coding sequence ATGAAGAGGATAAAGCTGCTCATCCTTCTCGCCAGAAAAGGCGCCATAGGAGAGAGGATAAAGATCACGATGAGGGAAGTTGCAGAGGAGCTGGGAATTTCCCCCCAGTCGGTTTTGAGGCTCCTCGATGAGATGGAGGAGGAAGGGTTCATAGAGAAGTCCGTGGAAGGCAGAAAGACCTACGTGAGGATAAGCCCCAAAGGCCTGACGTTCATGGAAGACCTCTGTGAGGCCATATCCAATGTTCTCTACAACGGTGTTATAATCGGCGAGGTGATATCCGGAATAGGGGAGGGTGCCTATTACGTGAAGCAGTACGCCCACCTGATAAGGGAGTATCTGGGCTTTGACCCCTATCCGGGAACCCTCAACGTGAGGGTGCTCTTCCCCAAGACTGTCTTTGACGCCCTCTGCAGCGTCAGACCCGTTATCCTGCCTGGTTTTGTCAAGGAAGGGAGAACCTTTGGCGACGTCAAGGCATACCGCATTAAAATCGGGGGCGTGGAGGGGGCGATAGTGATACCATCGAGGACAGTCCACCCGCCGAAGATAGCGGAGATTGTAGCCCCCGTCTGCCTCAGGGAGGCACTGGGCCTCGAAGACGGGTCGAAGATAACCATAAAGGTCGTGAGACCGTGA
- a CDS encoding endonuclease V: MGRKLKVIAAVQRKLAKRVVEKPVDMAGIKTVAAVDVSYRGDLARAAFVLCSFPDCRLLKTRVIESRVSFPYIPTYFFLRETRPILLAVEGEEFDVLLVEGHGKAHPRGYGLASHIGLLLGKPTIGVAKKPLRGVPQVLFRKVGKAYVSVGHLIDLESAVRVIEPLLEGGYPKPLKLADRLSKRDGS, translated from the coding sequence ATGGGGCGGAAGCTCAAGGTCATAGCTGCGGTGCAGAGGAAGCTGGCGAAGAGGGTGGTCGAGAAACCGGTCGATATGGCTGGGATTAAGACCGTTGCCGCCGTGGACGTCTCCTACAGGGGTGATCTAGCCAGGGCCGCCTTCGTCCTCTGCTCCTTCCCCGACTGCAGGCTTTTGAAGACAAGGGTGATCGAGTCCAGAGTGAGTTTTCCATACATTCCCACCTACTTCTTCCTGCGCGAAACGAGGCCGATCCTCCTGGCCGTTGAGGGAGAAGAATTCGACGTCCTCCTGGTTGAGGGACACGGAAAGGCCCACCCACGGGGGTATGGTCTGGCGTCGCACATCGGCCTCCTCCTTGGAAAGCCGACCATTGGAGTGGCGAAGAAACCCCTCAGGGGAGTTCCCCAAGTGCTCTTCAGGAAGGTGGGAAAAGCTTATGTAAGCGTCGGCCATCTAATCGACTTGGAGTCGGCGGTGAGGGTGATAGAACCCCTGCTTGAGGGAGGCTATCCAAAGCCGCTCAAACTCGCGGACAGGTTGTCAAAGAGGGATGGATCATGA
- a CDS encoding translin family protein — translation MELGEIIAEIREVLDEKDSLREEALRLTREIVRLSGDTIKALHRGETEKAEERLKVVREKVRELGDKLKNHPDLYYTGYVQSAHQEFVEASLFFAYMSGRDFPTPGELGVPHADYALGIGDFIGELRRHFLLQLLEGDIAGAEETYRFMEEVYEELMTLEYPKGLVNVRQKQDQARHVLERTLEDLTRAKLSRELERRLDLTVEVLEKGEERTE, via the coding sequence ATGGAGCTGGGAGAGATAATAGCCGAGATAAGGGAAGTTCTGGACGAGAAGGACTCGCTTAGGGAGGAAGCGCTAAGGCTCACGCGCGAAATCGTAAGGCTGAGCGGCGACACGATAAAGGCCCTCCACAGGGGCGAGACGGAGAAAGCGGAGGAGAGGCTGAAAGTCGTCCGTGAAAAGGTCAGGGAACTCGGAGATAAGCTCAAGAACCACCCGGATCTCTACTACACGGGCTACGTGCAGAGCGCCCACCAGGAGTTCGTCGAGGCCAGCCTTTTCTTCGCCTACATGAGTGGAAGGGATTTTCCGACTCCAGGGGAGCTTGGAGTCCCCCACGCGGACTACGCCCTCGGCATCGGAGACTTCATAGGCGAACTGAGGAGACACTTTTTGCTCCAGCTTCTCGAGGGGGACATTGCCGGGGCGGAGGAAACCTACCGCTTCATGGAGGAGGTCTACGAGGAGCTAATGACTCTCGAATATCCGAAGGGACTGGTCAACGTCCGCCAGAAGCAGGACCAGGCGAGGCACGTTCTTGAAAGGACCCTGGAGGACCTGACCAGGGCCAAGCTGAGCAGGGAGCTTGAGAGAAGGCTCGATCTCACCGTGGAAGTGCTTGAAAAGGGAGAAGAGCGCACTGAATAA
- a CDS encoding methionine adenosyltransferase, translated as MAEKVRNIVVEELVRTPVEMQQVELVERKGIGHPDSIADGIAEAVSRALSREYVKRYGIILHHNTDQVEIVGGRAYPRFGGGEVIKPIYILLSGRAVEMVDKEFFPVHEVAIKAARDYLRKAVRHLDIENHVVIDSRIGQGSVDLVGVFNKAKENPIPLANDTSFGVGYAPLSETERIVYETEKLLNSEEFKKKWPAVGEDIKVMGLRKGDEIDLTIAAAIVDSEVDTPDDYMAVKEAIHDAAREIVEAHTERPTNIYVNTADDPKKGIYYITVTGTSAEAGDDGSVGRGNRVNGLITPNRHMSMEAAAGKNPVSHVGKIYNLLSMLIANDIAEQVEGVEEVYVRILSQIGKPIDEPLVASVQIIPKKGYHLETIQKPAYEIADAWLSDITRIQKMILEDKLNVF; from the coding sequence ATGGCCGAGAAGGTTAGGAACATAGTCGTTGAGGAGCTCGTCAGGACTCCCGTCGAGATGCAGCAGGTTGAGCTCGTGGAGAGGAAGGGTATAGGCCACCCGGACAGCATAGCGGACGGAATAGCCGAGGCCGTCAGCAGGGCCCTCAGCAGGGAGTACGTTAAGAGGTACGGGATCATCCTCCACCACAACACCGACCAGGTCGAGATCGTCGGCGGAAGGGCCTACCCGCGCTTCGGCGGCGGTGAGGTCATCAAGCCGATCTACATCCTCCTCTCGGGAAGGGCCGTCGAGATGGTTGATAAGGAGTTCTTCCCGGTCCACGAGGTCGCGATAAAGGCCGCGAGGGACTACCTCAGGAAGGCCGTCAGGCACCTTGACATCGAGAACCACGTCGTTATAGACTCCCGCATCGGCCAGGGAAGCGTTGACCTCGTCGGAGTCTTCAACAAGGCCAAGGAGAACCCGATTCCGCTCGCCAACGACACCAGCTTTGGCGTCGGCTACGCCCCGCTCAGCGAGACCGAGAGAATAGTCTACGAGACCGAGAAGCTCCTCAACAGCGAGGAGTTCAAGAAGAAGTGGCCCGCGGTTGGAGAGGACATCAAGGTCATGGGTCTCAGGAAGGGCGACGAGATAGACCTCACCATCGCGGCCGCCATAGTCGACAGCGAGGTCGACACTCCGGACGACTACATGGCCGTCAAGGAGGCCATCCACGACGCTGCCAGGGAGATAGTCGAGGCCCACACCGAGAGGCCGACCAACATCTACGTCAACACCGCCGACGACCCGAAGAAGGGCATCTACTACATCACCGTCACCGGAACCAGCGCCGAGGCCGGCGATGACGGAAGCGTCGGCAGGGGCAACAGGGTCAACGGCCTCATCACCCCGAACAGGCACATGAGCATGGAGGCGGCGGCGGGTAAGAACCCGGTCAGCCACGTCGGCAAGATATATAACCTCCTCTCGATGCTCATAGCCAACGACATAGCCGAGCAGGTCGAGGGCGTCGAGGAGGTCTACGTCAGGATACTCAGCCAGATAGGCAAGCCCATCGACGAGCCGCTCGTTGCCAGCGTCCAGATAATCCCGAAGAAGGGCTACCACCTTGAGACCATCCAGAAGCCGGCCTACGAGATAGCCGACGCCTGGCTCTCCGACATAACCAGGATCCAGAAGATGATACTCGAGGACAAGCTCAACGTCTTCTGA
- a CDS encoding adenylate kinase family protein: protein MIIAITGTPGVGKTTVSKILAGRLGYEYVSVKDFAVERGIGTPVGEELEIDVDELADAMMREFAGRDVVIDGHLSHYVPADVVIVLRAHPKLVAERLEARGYPRKKLAENVEAELIDVILVEAIEENENVIEVDTTGKTPKEVANEIIRLIERGVKKRVGIVDWSDAYDEVLPYLNLSEG from the coding sequence ATGATAATTGCGATAACCGGGACGCCGGGGGTCGGCAAGACCACGGTCTCAAAAATCCTCGCCGGGAGACTCGGATACGAGTACGTGAGCGTTAAGGACTTCGCGGTTGAGAGGGGTATAGGCACCCCCGTCGGAGAAGAACTCGAGATAGACGTCGATGAGCTGGCTGATGCCATGATGCGGGAGTTCGCGGGAAGAGACGTCGTCATCGACGGCCACCTAAGCCACTACGTTCCTGCGGACGTTGTGATTGTACTCCGCGCCCACCCGAAACTGGTCGCCGAGAGGTTGGAGGCGAGGGGCTACCCGAGGAAGAAGCTCGCCGAGAACGTTGAGGCAGAACTCATCGACGTAATCCTCGTGGAGGCCATCGAGGAGAACGAGAACGTTATAGAGGTCGACACGACCGGAAAAACCCCCAAGGAGGTTGCGAACGAGATAATCCGGCTCATCGAAAGGGGAGTCAAAAAACGCGTCGGCATAGTCGACTGGAGCGACGCCTACGACGAGGTTCTGCCCTACCTGAACCTCTCGGAGGGGTGA
- a CDS encoding metallophosphoesterase — protein sequence MRLLAVTDIHGKLGRVEKLVGAAGSIDPDLILIAGDLTHFSGAETAERVLQPLLELGKPTLAVHGNCDGRDVPELLNRLGIGLHNRRAEVNGLGVIGIGGSNITPFNTVWELTEDEIATILKRNYRDGDIILSHVPPRDTKADRVHFGLHVGSPALREFIEERKPPLVVTGHIHEARSIDRVGETTIVNPGPLFRGYYAVVEFDEREKRVIEAELARL from the coding sequence ATGAGGCTCCTCGCGGTAACGGACATCCACGGGAAGCTCGGCAGAGTGGAAAAGCTCGTGGGGGCAGCGGGAAGTATTGACCCAGACCTGATCCTGATAGCGGGGGACCTGACGCACTTCAGCGGTGCCGAAACGGCGGAGAGGGTTCTCCAGCCACTGCTTGAGCTTGGAAAGCCCACCCTGGCGGTTCACGGCAACTGCGACGGGAGGGACGTCCCGGAGCTTCTCAACCGGCTCGGAATCGGACTCCACAACAGGAGGGCAGAGGTGAATGGCCTTGGGGTCATCGGCATCGGTGGCTCCAACATCACCCCCTTCAACACGGTGTGGGAGCTAACCGAGGACGAGATAGCCACGATTCTGAAGAGGAACTACCGCGACGGAGACATCATCCTCTCCCACGTTCCCCCCAGGGATACAAAGGCCGACAGGGTCCACTTCGGCCTCCACGTGGGAAGCCCTGCATTGCGGGAGTTCATCGAGGAGAGAAAGCCTCCGCTGGTGGTTACCGGCCACATCCACGAGGCGAGGAGCATCGATAGGGTAGGAGAGACCACGATAGTGAACCCCGGTCCGCTCTTCAGGGGCTACTACGCTGTGGTGGAGTTCGACGAAAGGGAGAAAAGGGTGATAGAAGCCGAGCTGGCCAGACTCTAG
- a CDS encoding pyridoxal phosphate-dependent aminotransferase, with the protein MALSDKLELVNPSEIRKLFDLAQGVEGLISLGIGEPDFDTPEHIKEYAKEALDKGMTHYSPNAGIMMLREAVAEKLREQNGIEADPAREIMILVGANQAFILGLAAFLREGEEVLIPSPMFVSYAPAVILAGGRPVEVPTYEENEFRLSVDDLEKHVSERTKALIINSPNNPTGAVLTKKDVEEIADFAVEHNLIVFSDEVYEHFVYDGVRNHSIASLDGMFERTITINGFSKTFAMTGWRLGFVAAPEWIIEKMTRFQMYNATCPVTFAQYAAAKALKDERSWKAVEEMRREYDRRRNLVWKRLNEMGLPTVKPKGAFYIFPRVKDTGLTSKEFSELMLKEARVAVVPGSAFGRAGEGYIRISYATAYEQLEEAMDRMEKVLKEKKLV; encoded by the coding sequence ATGGCGCTGAGCGACAAGCTGGAACTCGTAAATCCTTCTGAGATAAGGAAGCTCTTTGACCTCGCCCAGGGCGTTGAGGGTCTAATCTCGCTTGGAATAGGGGAGCCGGACTTTGATACGCCGGAACACATCAAGGAGTACGCCAAGGAGGCCCTCGACAAGGGAATGACCCACTACAGCCCGAACGCCGGGATAATGATGCTCCGAGAGGCCGTTGCCGAGAAGCTGAGGGAGCAGAACGGAATTGAGGCCGACCCGGCCAGGGAGATCATGATACTCGTCGGTGCCAACCAGGCGTTCATACTTGGACTCGCCGCGTTCCTCCGCGAGGGCGAGGAGGTTCTCATTCCGAGTCCGATGTTCGTGAGCTATGCCCCGGCCGTTATCCTCGCCGGGGGGAGGCCCGTCGAGGTTCCGACCTACGAGGAGAACGAGTTCAGGCTGAGCGTTGACGACCTTGAGAAGCACGTCAGCGAGAGAACAAAGGCGCTCATCATAAACAGCCCGAACAACCCCACGGGGGCGGTTCTAACTAAGAAGGACGTCGAGGAGATAGCGGACTTCGCGGTGGAACACAACCTCATCGTATTCAGCGACGAGGTCTACGAGCACTTCGTCTATGACGGCGTTAGGAACCACAGCATCGCCTCGCTCGACGGAATGTTCGAGAGGACGATAACCATAAACGGCTTCTCAAAGACCTTCGCCATGACCGGGTGGCGCCTCGGCTTCGTTGCGGCACCGGAGTGGATAATCGAGAAGATGACCCGCTTCCAGATGTACAACGCCACCTGCCCGGTGACCTTCGCCCAGTACGCGGCCGCTAAAGCCCTCAAGGACGAGAGGAGCTGGAAGGCCGTCGAGGAGATGAGGAGGGAGTACGACAGGAGGAGGAACCTCGTCTGGAAGCGCCTGAACGAGATGGGCCTTCCGACCGTTAAGCCCAAGGGTGCCTTCTACATCTTCCCGCGCGTTAAGGACACTGGACTGACCAGCAAAGAGTTCAGCGAGCTGATGCTGAAAGAAGCCAGAGTGGCCGTCGTGCCCGGAAGCGCCTTCGGAAGGGCCGGCGAGGGCTACATCAGGATAAGCTACGCGACCGCGTACGAGCAGCTCGAGGAAGCCATGGACAGGATGGAAAAAGTCCTGAAGGAGAAGAAGCTGGTCTGA